One stretch of Narcine bancroftii isolate sNarBan1 chromosome 8, sNarBan1.hap1, whole genome shotgun sequence DNA includes these proteins:
- the hspb2 gene encoding heat shock protein beta-2, protein MDDRSIPHAYPMSVQYEDDTPTSIYDQNFGEGLSSEDLLAPTLYHGYYIRPRINKQLGRGFSQIATKHHKFQVFLDVCQFLPDELSVRTVDNLLEVSGSHPQKLDSHGFISREFKRTYILPLDVDPLLIRTTLSHDGILCIEAQREGSEIHPKVNNVKINLESPAGLGVAGAEEQKDKPSAPATRTH, encoded by the exons ATGGATGACAGGTCGATCCCACACGCTTACCCCATGAGTGTGCAATACGAGGACGACACTCCGACCTCAATATACGACCAGAACTTCGGGGAGG GTTTGTCATCAGAGGATCTTTTAGCTCCTACTTTGTACCACGGTTACTACATCAGACCCAGAATCAATAAACAACTTGGCCGAGGCTTTTCACAGATTGCAACAAAGCACCATAAATTTCAGGTGTTCCTTGATGTCTGCCAGTTCCTTCCAGATGAACTCTCGGTTCGAACAGTGGACAACCTGCTGGAGGTGTCTGGCAGTCATCCTCAGAAATTGGACAGCCACGGCTTTATCTCACGAGAATTCAAACGCACCTACATCCTACCCTTGGACGTGGACCCTCTGCTGATCCGAACCACATTATCCCATGATGGCATCCTGTGCATCGAGGCGCAACGGGAAGGAAGCGAGATTCACCCCAAAGTCAACAATGTGAAAATCAACCTGGAGTCTCCAGCAGGGTTAGGAGTGGCCGGAGCTGAGGAGCAGAAGGATAAGCCGAGTGCCCCGGCGACAAGGACTCATTGA